The following proteins are encoded in a genomic region of Iodidimonas sp. SYSU 1G8:
- a CDS encoding folate-binding protein, translating to MKTAVILEERGVLAIGGSQRRSFLQGLISNDVERIAPSQAIYAALLTPQGKFLFDFFIAEQGETLLLDVDRERLPDLLKRLTMYKLRSDVSLSDQSADWYVASLLDPPENFGDTLGTAAALSDGVAFIDPRSARLGARALLPRSIALETLGYRTAPFETYEARRVSLGIPDTRRDLEADKTLLLEANFDQLNGVSFNKGCYVGQELTARTKYRGNVRRKLYPVVLDGVAAPGTEVMLGDREAGALRSVAGDRAIALLRIEDVDKARESGTPLMAGGTTIQVETPVP from the coding sequence TTGAAAACCGCTGTGATTCTCGAGGAACGGGGCGTTCTCGCCATCGGCGGCTCCCAGCGGCGCTCGTTCCTGCAGGGATTGATCTCCAACGATGTCGAGCGGATCGCTCCGTCGCAAGCCATTTATGCCGCGCTGCTGACGCCGCAGGGTAAATTTCTCTTCGACTTCTTCATCGCCGAGCAGGGCGAGACCCTGCTGCTCGACGTCGACCGGGAGCGCCTGCCCGATCTGCTCAAGCGGCTGACCATGTACAAGCTGCGCTCGGATGTCAGTCTGAGCGACCAGTCGGCGGACTGGTATGTCGCCTCCCTGCTCGATCCGCCGGAGAATTTCGGAGATACCCTTGGGACGGCCGCCGCTCTGTCGGATGGCGTTGCCTTCATCGATCCGCGATCGGCCCGGCTGGGCGCCCGCGCGCTGCTGCCCCGCTCGATCGCGCTGGAGACACTCGGTTACAGGACGGCGCCGTTCGAGACCTACGAGGCGCGGCGCGTGTCGCTCGGTATTCCGGATACGCGCCGCGACCTGGAAGCCGACAAGACGCTGCTGCTGGAGGCCAATTTCGACCAGCTCAACGGCGTCTCCTTTAACAAGGGCTGCTATGTCGGGCAGGAACTGACCGCCAGGACAAAATATCGCGGCAATGTCCGGCGCAAGCTTTATCCGGTGGTGCTGGACGGCGTCGCGGCGCCGGGCACCGAGGTGATGCTGGGCGACCGGGAGGCCGGCGCGCTCCGATCGGTGGCCGGTGACCGCGCCATTGCCCTGCTGCGCATCGAGGACGTGGACAAGGCGCGCGAAAGCGGCACGCCCCTGATGGCCGGCGGCACCACGATCCAGGTGGAGACTCCCGTTCCATGA
- a CDS encoding DNA-3-methyladenine glycosylase I: MTDLTRCAWPGTDPLYVAYHDEEWGVPERDSRALYEKLMLDGFQAGLSWITILRKRENFRAAFQGFQPEIVATFGPADVDRLLGDAGIIRHRGKIEGAIASAKAYLAMEERGESFSDYLWQFTGGRVIQNSWSDMKQVPTETPESRAMSKSLKQNGFKFCGPTICYAFMQAVGMVNDHMSHCYRHGELI; encoded by the coding sequence ATGACCGACCTGACCCGCTGCGCCTGGCCGGGCACCGACCCGCTTTATGTCGCCTATCACGACGAGGAATGGGGCGTGCCGGAGCGTGACAGCCGCGCCCTGTATGAGAAACTGATGCTCGATGGCTTCCAGGCCGGACTGTCGTGGATCACCATCCTGCGCAAGCGGGAGAACTTCCGTGCCGCGTTCCAGGGATTCCAGCCCGAAATTGTCGCCACCTTCGGTCCGGCCGACGTGGATCGTCTGCTGGGCGATGCGGGCATCATCCGCCATCGGGGCAAGATCGAGGGCGCCATCGCCAGCGCCAAAGCGTATCTGGCCATGGAGGAACGGGGCGAGAGCTTTTCCGACTATCTTTGGCAGTTCACCGGTGGCCGGGTAATCCAGAACAGCTGGAGCGACATGAAGCAGGTGCCGACTGAAACACCCGAGAGCCGGGCCATGTCGAAAAGCCTGAAGCAGAATGGCTTCAAGTTCTGCGGCCCGACCATCTGCTACGCCTTCATGCAGGCCGTCGGCATGGTGAACGATCACATGAGCCACTGCTATAGGCACGGCGAATTAATTTAA